One Glycine max cultivar Williams 82 chromosome 3, Glycine_max_v4.0, whole genome shotgun sequence DNA window includes the following coding sequences:
- the LOC100499652 gene encoding NB-LRR type disease resistance protein isoform X1, translating into MDFDKLVGSASLYAFLQIVLDKLASTEVVNLIRGEKKLLQKLKTTLIKVSAVLDDAEKKQITDDSRVKDWLNDLKDAVYKADDLLDELSTKAVTQKQVSNCFSHFLNNKKMASKLEDIVDRLKCLLKLKENLGLKEVEMEKNSYWPDEKTIPTTSLEARHIYGRDKDKEAIINLLLEDTSDGKEVAVILIVGVGGVGKTTLAQSVYNDDNLCDWFDFRAWVCVSDKFDIFNITKSVMENVTGKRCEINDLNLLQLGLMEKLAGKRFLIVFDDVWTEDCFSWSLLTYQHGARGSKILVTARNENIATIIDTVKVYRLDQLSNEDCWFVFAEHACLSVESNEDTTALEKIGWEIVKKCNGLPLAAISLGGLLRTKHHVWEWNDVLNNVLWGLSESVFPALEISYHYLSPHLKQCFVYCSLYPIDYEFWKEELILLWMAEGLLNPQRNGKTLEETGDDYFDDLVSRSFFQPSTSWPQHKCFVMHQLMRDLAISFGGEFYFRSEEPREEIKIGVYTRHLSFTKFGDIVLDNFKTFDKVKFLRTFLPINFKDAPFNNENAPCIIMSKLKYLRVLSFCGFQSLNALPGAIGKLIHLRYLNLSYTCIETLPESVCSLYNLQTLKLSNCRKLTMLPTGMQNLVNLRHLSIHCTSIKEMPRGMGKLNNLQHLDSFIVGQHQENGIRELGGLLNLRGPLSIIQLENVTKSDEALKARIMDKKHINSLSLEWSERHNNSLDFQIEVDVLSKLQPHQDLVFLSISGYKGTRFPDWVGNFSYYNMTHLSLCNCNDCCMLPSLGQLPSLKDLYISCLNSVKIIGASLYKTEDCSFVKPFSSLESLTIHNMPCWEAWISFDLDAFPLLKDLEIGRCPNLRGGLPNHLPALESLTIKDCKLLVSSLPTAPALRRLKIRGSKKVRLHEIPILVESLEVEGSPMVTSMIEAISNIKPSCLQSLTLSDCSSAISFSGGGLPASLKSLNIWGLKKLEFPTQHKHELLESLEIYDSCDSLISLPLIIFPNLKRLVLVKCENMESLLVSLSESSNNLSYFEIRDCPNFVSFPREGLPAPNLIRFTVENCDKLNSLPEQMSTLLPKLQYLHIDNCSEIESFPEGGMPPNLRLVGIANCEKLLRGIAWPSMDMLTSLYVQGPCYGIKSFPKEGLLPPSLTSLHLFDFSSLETLDCEGLIHLTSLQELEINSCQKLENMAGERLPASLIKLSIHECPMLQERCHKKHKEIWPKISHIHGIVVGSRS; encoded by the coding sequence ATGGATTTTGATAAATTGGTAGGTAGTGCATCCCTCTATGCATTCCTTCAAATTGTTTTGGACAAGCTAGCTTCAACTGAGGTCGTCAATTTGATCCGTGGAGAGAAGAAGTTGCTTCAAAAGTTGAAGACCACTCTGATAAAGGTCAGTGCTGTGCTTGATGATGCTGAGAAGAAACAGATCACTGATGACAGCAGGGTCAAGGACTGGCTCAATGATCTCAAAGATGCTGTCTATAAAGccgatgatttgcttgatgaactTTCTACCAAAGCTGTCACTCAAAAGCAGGTAAGCAACTGCTTTTCCCACTTTTTGAATAATAAGAAGATGGCTAGTAAGTTAGAAGACATAGTTGACAGATTAAAGTGTCTTTTAAAACTCAAGGAGAATCTTGGTCTGAAAGAGGTTGAAATGGAGAAGAACTCGTATTGGCCAGATGAGAAAACTATACCAACAACATCTCTAGAAGCACGTCATATATACGGTAGGGATAAAGACAAGGAGGccataataaatttgttgttgGAGGATACTAGTGATGGTAAAGAAGTGGCTGTGATCCTTATTGTGGGCGTGGGTGGGGTTGGAAAAACTACTTTGGCCCAATCAGTGTACAATGATGACAACTTGTGCGACTGGTTTGATTTTAGAGCATGGGTTTGTGTTTCtgacaaatttgatatttttaacatCACAAAATCTGTGATGGAGAATGTTACTGGAAAGCGTTGTGAAATAAATGATCTAAATTTACTTCAACTTGGTTTGATGGAAAAGCTGGCAGGTAAAAGATTCCTAATTGTTTTCGACGATGTCTGGACAGAGGATTGTTTTAGTTGGAGTCTTCTTACATATCAACATGGGGCTAGGGGAAGTAAAATTCTTGTAACAGCACGCAATGAGAATATAGCAACTATAATCGACACAGTTAAAGTTTATCGTCTAGACCAATTGTCAAATGAAGATTGTTGGTTTGTGTTTGCGGAACATGCATGTCTTTCCGTAGAATCCAATGAGGATACAACAGCACTAGAAAAAATTGGCTGGGAGATTGTAAAAAAGTGTAATGGATTGCCTTTGGCTGCGATATCACTTGGAGGTTTATTGAGAACAAAACATCACGTATGGGAATGGAATGATGTATTAAATAATGTCCTCTGGGGACTTTCTGAAAGTGTGTTTCCAGCATTGGAAATTAGTTATCATTATCTATCTCCACATTTAAAGCAGTGCTTTGTTTATTGTTCATTGTATCCTATAGATTATGAATTTTGGAAAGAGGAATTAATCTTGTTGTGGATGGCTGAGGGCCTTTTAAATCCCCAAAGAAATGGAAAGACTTTAGAAGAAACTGGTGACGACTATTTTGATGATTTGGTTTCAAGATCATTTTTTCAACCTTCTACAAGTTGGCCTCAACACAAATGTTTTGTGATGCACCAACTCATGCGTGATCTGGCAATATCCTTTGGTGGAGAATTCTATTTCAGATCAGAAGAACCTCGGGAAGAAATCAAGATTGGTGTCTACACTCGTCATTTGTCATTTACCAAATTTGGTGATATAGTCTTGGACAACTTTAAAACTTTTGACAAAGTAAAATTTTTGAGAACTTTCTTGCCGATCAATTTTAAAGATGCTCCATTCAACAATGAAAATGCGCCATGTATCATAATGTCAAAGCTCAAGTACCTGAGAGTTTTATCATTTTGTGGCTTCCAAAGTTTAAATGCTTTGCCTGGTGCAATAGGTAAATTGATCCATTTGCGTTATCTAAATCTCTCTTACACATGTATAGAAACACTGCCAGAGTCAGTGTGTAGTTTGTACAATCTACAAACTTTGAAGTTGTCTAATTGCAGAAAGTTGACTATGTTGCCTACTGGCATGCAAAATCTTGTAAACTTGCGTCATCTTAGTATTCATTGTACTTCTATAAAAGAGATGCCTAGAGGAATgggaaaattaaacaatttacaGCATTTAGATTCCTTTATTGTAGGCCAGCATCAAGAGAATGGGATAAGAGAATTGGGAGGACTTTTAAATCTTCGCGGTCCACTTTCTATTATCCAGTTGGAAAATGTTACCAAAAGTGATGAAGCATTAAAGGCTAGGATAATGGATAAAAAGCACATTAACAGTTTATCCTTGGAATGGTCTGAACGTCACAACAATAGTCTTGACTTCCAAATTGAAGTAGATGTACTCTCCAAGTTACAACCTCACCAAGACCTGGTTTTCCTATCAATAAGTGGTTACAAAGGAACCAGATTTCCAGATTGGGTGGGAAATTTTTCCTACTACAATATGACACATCTAAGCTTATGTAACTGTAATGACTGTTGCATGCTTCCTTCACTTGGGCAACTGCCGTCTCTCAAGGACCTCTATATTTCATGTTTGAATTCGGTGAAGATTATTGGTGCAAGTTTATACAAAACAGAAGATTGTTCTTTTGTGAAACCTTTTTCCTCCCTTGAATCTCTAACCATTCATAACATGCCTTGTTGGGAGGCGTGGATTTCCTTTGATTTGGATGCTTTTCCTCTACTTAAGGATCTTGAAATAGGTCGTTGCCCCAATCTAAGGGGAGGTTTGCCAAATCACCTTCCTGCTCTGGAATCACTGACGATTAAAGATTGCAAGCTGCTTGTCTCTTCTCTTCCAACGGCTCCCGCTCTCCGAAGACTAAAGATACGTGGAAGCAAGAAAGTAAGGCTGCATGAAATTCCTATTTTGGTGGAATCTTTAGAGGTAGAAGGAAGCCCAATGGTAACGTCCATGATCGAGGCCATCTCTAATATTAAACCAAGTTGTCTACAATCTTTAACATTGTCAGATTGTTCATCAGCCATATCATTTTCAGGTGGTGGTTTACCTGCATCGCTGAAGAGTCTAAATATATGGGGTCTTAAGAAGTTGGAATTCCCGACGCAGCACAAACATGAATTGCTAGAATCACTTGAAATATATGACAGTTGTGATTCACTGATATCTCTTCCATTGATTATCTTTCCAAATCTCAAACGTTTGGTACTTGTGAAGTGTGAAAATATGGAATCTCTCTTGGTTTCTCTGTCAGAGTCATCTAACAATCTGAGTTATTTTGAGATTCGTGACTGTCCCAACTTTGTTTCATTCCCAAGAGAAGGATTGCCTGCTCCCAATTTGATTCGTTTCACAGTTGAAAATTGCGACAAGTTGAATTCGTTGCCTGAGCAGATGAGTACTCTTCTCCCAAAGTTACAATATCTTCACATAGACAACTGCTCGGAAATTGAGTCGTTTCCTGAAGGGGGTATGCCACCTAACTTGAGATTAGTAGGGATTGCCAATTGTGAGAAACTACTGAGAGGCATAGCATGGCCATCCATGGACATGCTTACCTCTCTCTACGTCCAGGGTCCATGTTATGGAATCAAGTCCTTCCCAAAGGAGGGTTTGCTGCCTCCCTCTCTTACATCTCTGCATCTatttgacttttcaagtctGGAAACATTGGACTGCGAGGGGCTTATCCATCTCACATCCCTTCAAGAATTAGAAATTAATAGTTGTCAAAAGCTGGAGAACATGGCAGGAGAAAGGCTCCCTGCCTCTCTAATAAAATTAAGCATACATGAATGCCCTATGCTGCAAGAGCGATGCCACAAGAAGCACAAAGAAATTTGGCCTAAAATTTCCCATATTCATGGCATTGTTGTTGGCAGTAGGAGTTAG